A genomic window from Lactobacillus sp. ESL0677 includes:
- a CDS encoding CPBP family intramembrane glutamic endopeptidase, whose translation MQTTKIIKRWYLWQTIMQLLITTADMILFNNNSATLAFFFIILEFTQLIDTVIQPLNNYFQVFISIFTIPQSLAIITKFTRKFHLINLDFAVTITILYLLIAFIPITKLAISQIKSTLGRFFILFIIFSGIDPRGLTIHCSSWLIALTSSGFTNAILFTIVALVAMHEWNFQLPQFKISKQTNAKVILLIIIFITADCFFNGFNQATNWNNLVTNWNFHFKAFNLMMLLSGVKAGIREEILIRFCTLSLLLKPFDHKHWLRQILRTIIISSMLFGLLHLFNIIAGQSVTASIQQAINAFCSGIVFAAIYLYTNSILVTIIYHSIFDLAAFVTSNQIIMPVPTTFDLQETILFCIIYLIFACFLLSGKRKNVILLNLKERKLA comes from the coding sequence ATGCAAACAACAAAAATAATCAAACGTTGGTATCTGTGGCAAACAATTATGCAATTACTAATTACTACTGCAGATATGATCTTATTTAATAATAATAGTGCTACACTAGCATTTTTCTTCATTATTTTAGAGTTTACTCAGTTAATTGATACTGTAATCCAACCTTTAAATAATTATTTTCAAGTATTTATCTCTATTTTTACCATTCCGCAGTCGCTTGCAATAATTACTAAATTTACGCGAAAGTTTCACTTAATTAATCTTGATTTTGCAGTCACAATCACTATTCTATATCTTTTAATTGCTTTTATTCCAATAACCAAATTGGCTATCTCACAAATTAAAAGTACTCTTGGTCGCTTTTTTATTCTATTCATCATTTTTTCAGGTATCGATCCAAGAGGTCTCACTATTCACTGTAGTAGCTGGTTAATTGCACTAACATCATCTGGTTTTACCAACGCTATTTTATTTACTATTGTTGCTTTAGTTGCTATGCACGAATGGAATTTTCAATTACCACAATTTAAGATAAGTAAACAGACTAACGCTAAAGTCATACTCTTAATAATTATTTTTATTACAGCAGATTGCTTTTTCAATGGCTTTAATCAGGCTACCAATTGGAATAACCTAGTTACTAACTGGAACTTTCATTTTAAAGCTTTTAATTTAATGATGCTTTTAAGTGGCGTTAAGGCTGGAATTAGGGAAGAAATACTAATACGTTTTTGCACGTTAAGTTTATTGCTAAAACCCTTTGATCATAAACACTGGCTAAGGCAAATATTAAGAACCATTATCATTTCAAGTATGCTCTTCGGCTTATTGCATCTTTTTAACATAATAGCCGGACAATCGGTAACAGCTAGTATTCAACAAGCAATTAATGCATTTTGTAGTGGTATTGTCTTTGCAGCTATATATTTATATACCAACTCTATTCTCGTAACTATAATTTATCATAGTATATTTGATCTAGCTGCGTTTGTAACCAGCAATCAGATTATTATGCCTGTTCCGACAACATTTGATTTGCAAGAAACAATTCTATTCTGCATAATTTACTTAATCTTTGCTTGCTTTCTGCTTTCGGGTAAGCGCAAAAATGTAATTCTGCTTAACTTAAAAGAGCGAAAACTAGCCTAA
- a CDS encoding isochorismatase family cysteine hydrolase produces the protein MENKEALLIIDYTEDFVADHGSLTCGKAGQDCEKTIITLAEQFVNAGNYVILPTDCHQLNDPFHPESKLFPPHNIEGTEGRNFYGQLKPWYEANKDKANVWAMAKTRYSSFVGTNLDLDLRMRGVKKVHLVGTCTDICVLQTAIYAYNLGYQVVVHQDGVAGTTPENHRFALENMKNNLAAEII, from the coding sequence ATGGAAAACAAAGAAGCGTTATTAATTATTGACTATACTGAAGACTTTGTTGCTGATCATGGTTCCTTAACTTGTGGTAAGGCGGGTCAGGATTGTGAAAAAACAATTATTACCTTGGCTGAACAATTTGTTAACGCGGGAAATTATGTTATTTTACCAACAGACTGTCATCAATTAAATGATCCTTTTCATCCAGAAAGCAAATTGTTTCCACCACATAACATTGAGGGTACTGAGGGACGTAATTTTTATGGTCAGTTGAAGCCTTGGTATGAAGCAAATAAGGATAAAGCTAATGTGTGGGCAATGGCAAAAACGAGGTATAGTTCTTTTGTTGGAACTAACCTTGATTTGGATTTGCGGATGCGTGGGGTTAAAAAAGTTCACCTAGTTGGAACGTGTACTGATATATGTGTTTTGCAGACAGCCATTTATGCTTATAATCTAGGTTATCAGGTTGTTGTCCACCAAGATGGAGTAGCTGGCACAACACCAGAAAATCATCGTTTTGCCTTAGAAAATATGAAGAATAATCTTGCTGCTGAGATTATTTAA
- a CDS encoding copper-translocating P-type ATPase has protein sequence MKMTGKPEMQMHQEQPMTHMDKMSMHGNNMMMHGGQMMHMGNLKQKFWVSLILALPILFLSPAMGVHLFFQFSFPGSNWVVMIFATALFIYGGKPFLSSAVYELKDKKPEMMTLISLGITTAYIYSLYAFIHNDFYPNSGHVMDFFWELATLILIMLLGHWIEMNSIMRAGSSVNDLAKLLPDQVHVQKDNQIIDVPLAQVKKGAVVVVKAGESIPLDGTVIFGKSEVNESLVTGEVRLVTRQKGDQVIGGASNGSGKLTIKVTNSANNGFLANVNQLVQSAQMDKSNLQTLAAKVSGWLFYAALVIGIIALIIWTANQGIAAGLERLVTVLVIACPHALGLAIPLVSAKSMAIGAKHGLLIRNRNVIDLSPKINYLLLDKTGTLTEGKFQVRKYTSLNEQITQEQVLTLIASLEQDSTHPIAQSILQFARAHKIDLLPISDSKNLPGKGVTATISGQKYFLINEKAVREQVPDFHQVATEDYTVSYLLQGQNILGYVAVGDQLKPDATSLISKIKQHQITPVMLTGDNQSAAQGIARQLGITEVYAELMPADKEKIVANLQRNGSKVMMVGDGINDAPSLARADIGVAIGAGTDVAVDSADVVLVNSRLSDIVDFLELAQNTHRKTVQNLWWGAGYNIVALPLAAGILAPFGIMLDPAVGAVLMSLSTVIVAINAEMLKV, from the coding sequence ATGAAAATGACAGGTAAACCTGAAATGCAGATGCATCAAGAGCAGCCAATGACACACATGGATAAAATGTCGATGCATGGTAATAACATGATGATGCATGGCGGGCAAATGATGCACATGGGTAATTTGAAGCAAAAATTCTGGGTGTCGCTGATTTTGGCATTACCAATTTTATTTTTAAGTCCAGCAATGGGAGTGCACCTTTTCTTTCAGTTTTCTTTTCCTGGCTCTAACTGGGTAGTTATGATATTTGCAACCGCCTTATTTATCTATGGCGGCAAACCATTTCTCAGTAGTGCTGTTTATGAACTAAAAGATAAAAAGCCAGAAATGATGACATTAATTTCGCTTGGGATTACTACTGCTTACATTTACAGCTTGTATGCGTTTATTCACAATGATTTTTACCCAAATTCTGGTCATGTGATGGATTTTTTCTGGGAACTAGCAACTTTAATTTTAATTATGCTATTAGGCCACTGGATTGAAATGAATTCAATTATGCGGGCTGGAAGTTCAGTTAATGATTTAGCTAAGTTATTGCCTGATCAAGTTCACGTTCAAAAGGATAATCAAATAATCGACGTTCCACTTGCACAAGTAAAAAAAGGTGCTGTAGTTGTTGTCAAAGCTGGTGAAAGTATTCCGCTTGATGGTACTGTTATTTTTGGGAAAAGTGAGGTAAATGAATCACTTGTTACTGGCGAAGTACGATTGGTCACGCGCCAAAAAGGAGACCAAGTAATCGGCGGTGCCAGCAATGGTTCTGGAAAGTTAACAATTAAGGTAACAAACTCTGCCAATAATGGCTTTTTAGCTAATGTTAATCAGTTGGTTCAATCTGCTCAAATGGATAAATCAAATTTGCAAACACTTGCGGCTAAAGTCTCAGGCTGGCTATTTTATGCGGCACTGGTTATTGGGATAATCGCTTTAATTATTTGGACTGCTAATCAGGGGATTGCAGCCGGACTTGAGCGACTAGTAACAGTGTTAGTAATTGCTTGTCCGCATGCATTAGGATTGGCGATCCCACTAGTTAGTGCCAAGAGTATGGCGATTGGTGCCAAGCACGGGTTACTAATTAGGAACCGTAATGTGATTGACTTGAGCCCTAAAATTAACTATTTGTTACTCGATAAGACTGGCACCTTAACCGAAGGCAAGTTTCAAGTGCGCAAATATACCAGTTTAAATGAGCAAATAACGCAAGAACAAGTATTGACGCTGATTGCTTCACTTGAACAAGATTCAACTCATCCGATTGCACAGAGTATTTTGCAATTTGCCCGCGCTCACAAAATAGATTTGTTACCGATCTCTGATAGTAAGAATCTTCCTGGAAAAGGAGTTACGGCGACAATTTCTGGTCAAAAATATTTTCTAATTAATGAAAAAGCCGTTCGTGAACAAGTCCCTGACTTTCACCAAGTTGCAACTGAAGATTATACAGTTAGTTATTTACTGCAGGGACAGAATATACTGGGCTACGTAGCGGTTGGCGATCAACTTAAACCCGATGCAACTTCACTGATTAGTAAAATTAAGCAGCATCAGATTACACCAGTGATGTTGACCGGCGATAATCAGTCCGCGGCACAGGGAATAGCCCGCCAGCTCGGTATTACCGAAGTTTATGCGGAATTGATGCCGGCAGATAAAGAAAAAATTGTCGCTAATCTGCAACGAAATGGCAGTAAAGTGATGATGGTTGGTGATGGGATTAACGATGCACCTAGTTTAGCCCGCGCAGATATTGGTGTAGCAATTGGTGCCGGGACTGATGTGGCAGTTGATTCTGCAGATGTAGTTTTGGTTAATAGTCGGCTGTCAGACATCGTTGATTTTTTAGAATTAGCTCAAAACACGCACAGAAAAACTGTTCAAAATTTATGGTGGGGCGCAGGTTATAATATTGTTGCATTACCACTAGCAGCAGGTATTTTGGCACCGTTTGGGATTATGCTAGATCCAGCAGTAGGTGCAGTCTTGATGTCATTATCAACGGTAATTGTTGCAATTAATGCTGAAATGCTTAAGGTATAG
- the brnQ gene encoding branched-chain amino acid transport system II carrier protein, with protein sequence MEEIERDVNTKPLTWKQYLVVASLLFGLFFGAGNLIFPIHLGQMSGANWGIATIGFLITAVLLPLLAVLAISASHAKGVFDIGRPLGPKFALVFMVLIHLTLGPLFATPRTASISFAVGLQPVLPQKLAKPGLLIFSAIFFILAFIISYEQSTILDSIGRILNPIFLLLLFAIFLMAFSSPMGAAKQQPVTAAYQSAPFFNGFLEGYNTMDALAGLAFGYTIVSAVRQLGKTSAKSNAKVTARAGVLATSAIGIIYIGLIWLGATTLNHYHISPDGGTVFNQIVTYYLGNIGHALLATLVTLTCLTTAVGLIAAFAQDFHRSFSKVSYHAWLGIMTFASFLTANCGLDTIISWSTPMLMFIYPIAMVLIILSITASLFDHDPIVYFWAVVLTIIPAIFDMIASFPPVISQTHWALQVRALQLRLLPFAAIGMDWIIPAIIGLIIGLAFHFYRQTKLAK encoded by the coding sequence ATGGAAGAAATCGAACGAGACGTAAATACCAAACCATTAACGTGGAAACAATATTTGGTTGTTGCCTCATTATTATTTGGGCTATTTTTTGGAGCAGGAAACTTAATCTTTCCCATTCATCTAGGGCAAATGTCTGGTGCAAATTGGGGAATTGCCACGATTGGCTTTTTAATCACTGCCGTTCTGTTACCACTTCTGGCAGTTTTGGCAATTAGTGCCAGTCACGCCAAGGGAGTTTTTGATATTGGTCGGCCACTAGGACCTAAATTTGCTTTGGTCTTTATGGTCTTAATTCACTTAACTTTAGGACCGTTATTTGCTACTCCGAGAACAGCGAGTATTTCCTTTGCGGTTGGTTTACAGCCAGTTTTACCGCAAAAATTAGCTAAACCCGGTTTATTAATTTTTTCAGCAATTTTCTTTATTTTGGCATTTATCATTTCTTACGAGCAATCAACGATTTTGGACAGTATTGGTCGAATTTTAAATCCCATTTTCCTATTATTGCTTTTTGCTATTTTCCTAATGGCCTTTTCTTCACCGATGGGTGCAGCTAAACAACAACCGGTAACTGCAGCTTATCAAAGTGCACCATTTTTTAATGGCTTCTTGGAAGGCTACAACACAATGGACGCTTTGGCAGGATTAGCTTTTGGATATACAATCGTTTCTGCTGTTCGGCAATTGGGTAAGACAAGCGCCAAAAGTAATGCCAAGGTTACGGCTCGTGCGGGAGTCTTAGCGACTAGCGCTATTGGTATTATCTATATTGGTTTGATCTGGCTTGGAGCAACAACGCTTAATCATTACCATATTTCACCAGATGGCGGGACTGTTTTCAATCAAATTGTTACCTATTATTTAGGTAATATCGGTCATGCTTTATTGGCGACTCTAGTTACCTTAACTTGTCTGACGACTGCGGTTGGCTTAATTGCTGCATTTGCACAAGATTTTCATCGTAGTTTTAGTAAGGTTAGTTATCACGCTTGGCTAGGAATTATGACTTTTGCATCATTTTTGACCGCTAATTGTGGGCTAGATACGATTATTTCTTGGTCAACGCCAATGTTAATGTTCATTTATCCAATTGCAATGGTTTTAATTATCTTGTCAATTACGGCTAGCTTGTTTGACCACGACCCAATAGTTTATTTTTGGGCAGTTGTATTAACCATTATTCCTGCTATTTTCGATATGATTGCATCGTTTCCACCAGTTATCAGTCAAACCCACTGGGCCTTGCAAGTTCGTGCATTGCAATTACGGCTTTTACCATTTGCCGCAATTGGTATGGACTGGATTATTCCGGCAATAATTGGGTTAATCATCGGTTTAGCATTTCATTTTTATCGTCAAACAAAGTTAGCTAAATAA
- the brnQ gene encoding branched-chain amino acid transport system II carrier protein: MKELEQDVNQKPLTWKQYLVVASLLFGLFFGAGNLIFPIHLGQMAGANWGQATLGFLVTAVLLPLLSVLAISVTHAKGVYDIGLPLGSAFALIFMVLIHLTIGPLFGTPRTASISFTVGVLPLLPKSWAQPGLFVFSALFFICAFLVAYKESNILTSIGKILNPLFLLLLFVIFLLGFFSPMGRANAQKVTVAYQQAPFFNGFLQGYNTMDALAGLAFGVTVVTAVRQMGKTTAKSNAKVTAKAGVLATGAIGLIYVALIWLGATTLNHFKLSPDGGVAFNQIVTYYLGSFGHALLATLITVTCLTTAVGLIAAFAQDFHRSFSKVSYHAWLFLMTLASFLTANFGLDTIISWSTPMLMFLYPFAMVLILLSISSSLFHRDPVVYFWVVLFTLIPAFLDMVAAFPPVVSQSPIALALHAMQLKYLPFAAIGMDWLIPALVGLVIGLACSFVKVKTAQTES, from the coding sequence ATGAAGGAATTAGAACAAGATGTTAATCAAAAACCATTAACGTGGAAACAGTATTTAGTTGTAGCGTCATTGCTATTTGGCTTATTTTTTGGCGCTGGAAATTTAATTTTTCCCATCCATTTAGGCCAAATGGCAGGGGCTAATTGGGGTCAAGCTACCCTTGGCTTTTTGGTAACTGCAGTCTTATTACCATTACTATCAGTTTTGGCAATTAGCGTAACGCATGCCAAAGGCGTTTATGATATTGGGCTGCCACTAGGTTCTGCTTTTGCGTTGATTTTTATGGTGTTAATTCACTTAACAATCGGTCCGCTCTTTGGAACACCACGTACTGCTAGTATTTCATTTACCGTTGGTGTTTTGCCGCTCCTGCCTAAATCATGGGCGCAACCAGGATTGTTTGTCTTTTCCGCACTGTTTTTCATCTGTGCCTTTTTAGTTGCATATAAGGAATCCAATATTTTAACTAGTATCGGAAAAATATTAAATCCACTGTTTTTGTTACTGCTATTTGTTATCTTTTTGTTAGGCTTTTTCTCACCGATGGGTCGCGCTAATGCCCAAAAAGTAACGGTCGCTTATCAGCAAGCACCATTTTTTAATGGCTTTTTGCAAGGTTATAATACAATGGATGCCTTGGCTGGACTAGCTTTTGGGGTAACAGTCGTAACTGCTGTTCGGCAAATGGGTAAAACCACTGCCAAGAGTAATGCTAAAGTAACGGCTAAGGCTGGTGTCCTAGCAACAGGTGCGATTGGTTTAATCTATGTTGCGTTAATTTGGCTTGGTGCTACAACTTTGAATCATTTTAAATTATCACCAGATGGTGGTGTGGCCTTTAACCAAATTGTTACTTATTATCTCGGCAGCTTTGGTCATGCTTTGCTAGCAACTCTAATTACCGTGACCTGTTTGACGACCGCTGTTGGCCTAATTGCAGCATTTGCACAAGATTTTCATCGTAGTTTTTCTAAAGTAAGTTACCATGCTTGGCTATTTTTGATGACGCTAGCTTCATTTTTAACGGCTAACTTTGGTCTGGATACGATTATTTCGTGGTCAACACCAATGCTCATGTTTTTGTATCCATTTGCCATGGTGCTCATCTTACTGTCAATCTCATCATCATTATTTCACCGTGATCCTGTTGTTTATTTCTGGGTTGTGCTGTTTACATTAATCCCAGCATTTTTAGACATGGTTGCTGCCTTTCCGCCAGTAGTCAGTCAAAGTCCAATAGCACTGGCTTTACATGCTATGCAGCTTAAATATTTACCGTTTGCGGCAATTGGGATGGATTGGTTAATTCCCGCTCTTGTTGGCTTAGTAATTGGTCTTGCTTGTAGTTTTGTCAAAGTAAAAACAGCACAAACAGAATCATAA
- a CDS encoding DASS family sodium-coupled anion symporter has protein sequence MLDKFEWKKWLLPVAVGIILWLVTPVKPAAISVPAWHLFAIFIATIIACVTKPLPMMATTIIAIVIATLTGIFKMDEVTAGFGNSTAWMVAMCMFMAAGFIKSGLGKRIAYFFVKTFGKRTLGLAYALSMVETVLAIGIPSNNARVNGIMYPIIDNLSKEMGSDPKKGTQRKMGSFLVFNEYEVNIVTSTMFLTGLAGNMVALGIAKTQNISISWMQWFVAAIVPGIISLIVVPLILYKIYPPEVKATPNAHAWADNKLKELGKTTVAEKIMAVVFILAVVLWLIGSKFGIDATEVSFIAVALLLITGVINVKDLLGQSFAWNILTWLSIIMLMSQKLMTLGFFPWFSKTLGNALHGMNWIWVLVILYLVYFYLHYLFPSISTQISALYAGFLSVAIGAGVPPLMAALMLALDGSLYLSTSTYSAGPAALLSSTGYVSNKDWWKLSAIIGVVLNIIWLGGGLLWTKVIGMW, from the coding sequence ATGTTAGATAAATTTGAATGGAAAAAGTGGCTGCTGCCAGTAGCAGTTGGCATCATCTTATGGCTAGTAACGCCGGTAAAGCCTGCTGCAATTAGTGTTCCTGCATGGCATCTGTTTGCAATTTTTATTGCGACAATTATTGCCTGTGTTACTAAACCATTACCAATGATGGCAACTACAATTATTGCTATCGTAATTGCAACTTTGACTGGCATCTTTAAGATGGACGAAGTCACAGCTGGATTTGGTAATTCAACTGCTTGGATGGTTGCAATGTGTATGTTCATGGCTGCTGGCTTTATTAAGTCAGGTCTGGGTAAAAGAATCGCTTACTTTTTTGTTAAAACATTTGGCAAGAGAACTTTAGGTCTGGCATACGCATTATCAATGGTTGAAACTGTTTTAGCAATTGGAATTCCAAGTAATAATGCTCGGGTTAACGGTATTATGTACCCAATTATTGATAACTTGTCCAAAGAAATGGGCTCTGATCCTAAGAAGGGTACTCAAAGAAAAATGGGTTCATTCTTGGTCTTTAATGAATACGAAGTGAACATTGTTACCTCCACTATGTTCCTTACTGGACTTGCTGGTAACATGGTAGCATTGGGAATTGCTAAAACGCAGAACATCTCAATTTCATGGATGCAATGGTTTGTTGCTGCAATCGTCCCCGGAATTATTTCTTTAATTGTTGTACCGCTTATTTTATATAAGATTTATCCACCTGAGGTTAAGGCAACACCAAATGCTCATGCATGGGCTGATAACAAACTGAAGGAATTAGGTAAAACAACTGTTGCCGAAAAAATTATGGCCGTTGTCTTCATCTTGGCCGTTGTTTTATGGCTTATTGGCTCAAAATTTGGTATTGATGCAACCGAAGTTAGTTTTATTGCCGTAGCTCTATTGTTAATTACTGGCGTAATTAATGTTAAAGACTTACTCGGTCAAAGTTTTGCTTGGAATATTTTAACTTGGTTGTCAATTATCATGTTAATGTCACAAAAACTAATGACATTAGGCTTCTTTCCATGGTTTTCAAAGACTTTGGGTAATGCATTACACGGAATGAACTGGATTTGGGTTTTGGTAATTCTTTACCTAGTTTACTTCTACTTACACTACTTATTTCCAAGTATTTCAACTCAAATTTCAGCTTTGTATGCCGGATTTTTATCAGTTGCGATTGGTGCCGGAGTTCCACCATTGATGGCAGCTTTAATGCTTGCTCTTGATGGCTCATTATACCTATCAACTTCAACTTATTCTGCTGGTCCTGCAGCTTTACTTTCATCAACTGGTTATGTTTCTAATAAAGATTGGTGGAAATTAAGTGCAATTATCGGTGTGGTTTTAAATATTATCTGGCTTGGCGGCGGATTGCTTTGGACCAAAGTAATTGGTATGTGGTAA
- a CDS encoding FAD-dependent oxidoreductase, giving the protein MKVTENTKWNGDYDVIVLGFGGAGATAARFAADNGAQVLLVEAAPYGHEGGNTRYSAQHVAMAHDRQQISDYYHELAAPFAVDEKTMDVYLDGFVEMPKYFKRYFGLNPFIWSKDFQPGDHLANKKQLCEYPEYQGATTFDFALVHNRDFDAGLWKVIRQKILQRKDQIDIWLNSRATKLLQDPVTDEITGVVIKRQEKQYYIHVKKGVVLATGGFENNDKMQQDYLHITHLTPLGTLYNKGDGIKMAGEVGARMWHMSNYESLGIVPSYVIAEEAGQRGRQISGWQNVKSGSIIAVADDGSRFMREDAKFRHGHIFQHGDYLLPHAYDHAWLVFDEQQYQKFVQEQKAGNLKYQNFFDKLIKANSVAALADKMKLPADTLTTTIARFNQFADSGRDLEFERAPETMSSFDLNDAVYAIKLAPAVLNTQGGPQHDEQARVLNNADQPIKRLYSAGELGGICANRYQGGGNLAECLIFGKIAGENVAQLSDTAEVELTNQVPRINDLVDNESESKIELKANQYLGSSEAGIGGKVLVRVTYQDQTISNVEVLENHETEGIGAVAIKQLPQQIIDQNSTDVDAISGATTTTKALVEAVNQAIGKAKNKGEK; this is encoded by the coding sequence GTGAAAGTAACTGAAAATACTAAATGGAATGGCGATTATGATGTCATCGTTTTAGGTTTTGGTGGTGCTGGTGCAACTGCAGCAAGATTTGCAGCTGATAATGGGGCTCAAGTTTTACTAGTTGAAGCTGCACCATATGGCCATGAGGGTGGCAACACGCGTTATTCTGCTCAGCACGTCGCAATGGCTCATGATCGTCAGCAAATTTCTGATTATTATCATGAATTAGCTGCACCTTTTGCTGTTGACGAAAAGACAATGGATGTCTACCTTGATGGCTTTGTAGAAATGCCAAAATATTTTAAAAGGTACTTTGGTCTAAACCCATTTATTTGGTCCAAGGATTTCCAGCCAGGTGATCATTTAGCGAATAAGAAGCAGCTATGTGAATATCCAGAATATCAAGGAGCAACAACATTTGACTTTGCCTTAGTTCATAATCGTGATTTTGATGCGGGACTGTGGAAGGTTATTCGTCAGAAAATATTACAGCGAAAAGATCAAATCGATATTTGGTTAAATTCAAGGGCAACAAAATTATTACAAGACCCAGTAACTGATGAAATCACTGGGGTTGTAATTAAACGGCAAGAAAAGCAGTACTATATTCATGTCAAAAAGGGCGTAGTGCTTGCAACCGGCGGTTTTGAAAATAACGATAAAATGCAACAGGATTACTTACACATTACCCACTTAACCCCATTGGGTACTTTGTATAACAAGGGTGACGGTATCAAGATGGCTGGTGAAGTTGGTGCTAGGATGTGGCACATGAGTAATTATGAATCCCTTGGCATAGTTCCTAGCTACGTGATTGCAGAAGAAGCTGGTCAGCGTGGTCGCCAAATCAGTGGCTGGCAGAATGTGAAATCAGGTTCAATTATTGCCGTAGCTGATGATGGTAGTCGATTTATGCGTGAGGATGCAAAATTCCGCCACGGACATATTTTCCAACATGGCGATTACTTGTTGCCACACGCTTATGATCATGCCTGGCTTGTCTTTGATGAACAACAATATCAAAAATTTGTTCAAGAACAAAAAGCTGGTAATTTAAAATATCAAAATTTCTTTGACAAGTTAATTAAGGCAAATTCAGTAGCCGCTTTAGCAGACAAAATGAAGTTACCTGCCGATACTTTAACTACTACAATTGCCCGGTTCAATCAATTTGCAGATAGTGGCCGTGACTTAGAATTTGAGCGGGCACCAGAAACGATGAGTAGCTTTGACTTAAATGATGCCGTATATGCTATTAAGCTAGCTCCAGCTGTTTTGAATACTCAAGGTGGCCCACAACATGATGAACAAGCTAGAGTTCTCAATAATGCTGATCAGCCGATTAAACGCCTATACAGTGCTGGAGAATTGGGTGGTATCTGTGCTAATCGTTATCAAGGTGGCGGTAATTTAGCAGAATGTTTGATTTTTGGCAAAATTGCCGGCGAAAATGTAGCGCAGCTGTCAGACACTGCAGAAGTCGAACTTACTAACCAAGTACCGCGAATTAATGACTTAGTTGATAACGAAAGTGAAAGTAAGATTGAACTTAAGGCTAACCAATATTTAGGGTCATCTGAGGCTGGAATTGGTGGTAAAGTCTTGGTTCGGGTAACTTATCAGGATCAGACTATTAGCAATGTTGAAGTACTTGAAAATCATGAAACTGAAGGCATTGGTGCAGTTGCAATTAAGCAGTTGCCTCAACAAATAATTGACCAAAACTCGACAGATGTTGACGCAATTTCAGGCGCAACGACTACCACTAAAGCCTTAGTAGAAGCTGTTAATCAAGCAATCGGTAAAGCCAAAAATAAAGGAGAAAAATAA